The DNA region GCGGCTCAAAGAATCATCCTTCCTGACTGCCTGGACAACGACTGCTCGAGCGCCATGGACAAGTTGGCTTCGCAGATAACAATCCCCTCGTTTGCTGATGCCAAGCAGGACATTTTTACCGCCACTGCTGTGCTGACGGGGAACCAGCCCCAGCGACGCAGCGACATCCTGACCGCGGGCATAAATACGGCCATCGCCGATGGTGCTGCGGAATGCGCTGGCTACAATCGGACCAAAACCTGGAATCGTCTGCAACCGTCGGCAAGCATCATCCTGCCGGCTCAAAAGCTCCAGCTCGTTGGTGTAAAAAGCAATATGTTCGTTAAGTTCAACAAGCTGTTCATAGCGCCGCACCAGCAGGTTCCGGAACCGATCACTCAACCCATTTTCCGCATCTTCCAGTAGTTCTGGAATACTTCTGCGTAAAGCTGCGAGTCCTGTGGGCAAAACAATGCCATACTCACCCAGCAGCCCCCGTGTTGAGTTACTTAGGGCTGTCCGGTCTTTAATACACCTGGCGCGCATCCGATGGAT from Geothermobacter hydrogeniphilus includes:
- a CDS encoding IS110 family transposase, with protein sequence MNIITVGLDLAKSVFHVVCFSEQFKEVKKRMLRRNQVIHFFTQLPPCQVAMEACASSHYWGRELRALGHDVKLIPPQYVKPYLRGNKNDYNDARAIAEASTRPSMPLVAIKTTEEQDMQAIHRMRARCIKDRTALSNSTRGLLGEYGIVLPTGLAALRRSIPELLEDAENGLSDRFRNLLVRRYEQLVELNEHIAFYTNELELLSRQDDACRRLQTIPGFGPIVASAFRSTIGDGRIYARGQDVAASLGLVPRQHSSGGKNVLLGISKRGDCYLRSQLVHGARAVVVQAVRKDDSLSRWINRIRKERGWNKAVVAVANKMARIGWAILRYNTVYQSASASPTR